In Pyrus communis chromosome 8, drPyrComm1.1, whole genome shotgun sequence, one genomic interval encodes:
- the LOC137742135 gene encoding V-type proton ATPase subunit e1-like, with translation MGFLVTTLIFAVIGIIASLCTRICCNRGPSANLFHLTLVITATICCWMMWAIVYLAQMKPLIVPILNEGE, from the exons ATGGGGTTCTTAGTTACGACCCTAATTTTCGCTGTGATTGGAATCATTGCGTCCTTATGTACCAGAATTTGCTGCAACAGAGGACCCTCTGCTAATTT GTTCCATCTAACATTGGTTATTACAGCAACGATCTGCTGTTGGATGAT GTGGGCAATTGTATATCTTGCACAAATGAAACCGCTCATAGTCCCTATTCTAAATGAAGGAGAGTGA
- the LOC137742134 gene encoding cell division protein FtsZ homolog 1, chloroplastic-like: protein MAAWTNPNELISTTSSSIPAAFHHHNKPLPSLRTCIPLNSKRRSAWKRHRFGVVSCSFAPMESAKIKVVGVGGGGNNAVNRMIGSGLHGVDFYAINTDSQALLQSAAEYPLQIGELLTRGLGTGGNPLLGEQAAEESKEAISNALKGSDLVFITAGMGGGTGSGAAPVVAQISKEAGYLTVGVVTYPFSFEGRKRSLQAFEAIEKLQKNVDTLIVIPNDRLLDIADEQTPLQDAFLLADDVLRQGVQGISDIITIPGLVNVDFADVRAVMKDSGTAMLGVGVSSSKNRAEEAAEQATLAPLIGSSIQSATGVVYNITGGKDITLQEVNRVSQVVTSLADPSANIIFGAVVDDRYTGEIHVTIIATGFSESFQKTLLTDPKAARLLDKVAGGQESRGIPLPLKSSKSSSTISSKPSPRKLFF, encoded by the exons ATGGCTGCATGGACGAACCCGAACGAGCTAATCTCGACGACGTCGTCCTCAATTCCCGCAGCATTTCACCACCACAACAAGCCACTGCCTTCCCTCAGAACGTGCATTCCTCTGAACAGCAAAAGAAGAAGCGCATGGAAGCGTCACCGTTTCGGGGTTGTCAGCTGTTCCTTTGCTCCCATGGAATCGGCCAAGATTAAGGTAGTTGGGGTCGGTGGAGGCGGCAACAATGCCGTTAATCGCATGATTGGCAGCGGTTTACAT GGTGTTGATTTCTATGCCATAAACACGGATTCTCAAGCACTCTTGCAGTCTGCTGCCGAGTACCCGCTGCAGATTGGGGAGCTTTTGACTCGTGGGCTAG GTACTGGTGGGAATCCACTTTTGGGGGAGCAAGCGGCTGAAGAGTCAAAGGAGGCTATTTCTAATGCTCTAAAGGGCTCAGATCTTGTCTTTATAACAGCTGGGATGGGCGGTGGAACAGGGTCTGGAGCTGCTCCTGTTGTTGCCCAGATATCCAAAGAGGCGGGTTATTTGACTGTTGGTGTGGTTACCTACCCTTTCAGCTTTGAAGGGCGTAAAAGATCATTGCAG GCATTCGAGGCCATTGAAAAGCTGCAGAAAAATGTTGACACTCTAATAGTGATACCGAACGATCGCCTCCTTGATATTGCTGATGAGCAGACACCCCTTCAAGATGCTTTCCTTCTTGCTGACGATGTTTTACGTCAGGGAGTGCAAGGAATTTCTGACATAATCACT ATACCCGGACTGGTAAATGTGGATTTTGCAGATGTAAGGGCAGTCATGAAAGACTCAGGAACTGCAATGCTCGGAGTAGGTGTTTCCTCCAGTAAAAACCGTGCAGAAGAAGCAGCTGAACAGGCAACTTTAGCTCCTCTGATTGGATCTTCAATTCAATCAGCTACTGGTGTTGTGTATAATATCACAGGAGGAAAGGACATAACCCTGCAGGAAGTCAACAGAGTTTCTCAG GTCGTGACGAGTTTGGCAGATCCTTCTGCAAACATAATATTTGGGGCTGTTGTGGATGACCGCTACACCGGAGAGATTCATGTGACTATTATTGCAACAGGGTTTTCAGAGTCATTTCAGAAGACTCTACTAACAGACCCCAAGGCGGCAAGGCTGCTTGACAAGGTTGCAGGGGGTCAAGAAAGCAGGGGGATTCCGCTTCCCCTCAAGTCCTCAAAATCGTCCTCTACCATTTCATCAAAACCGTCTCCGAGAAAGCTTTTCTTTTAA